The following coding sequences lie in one Panthera uncia isolate 11264 unplaced genomic scaffold, Puncia_PCG_1.0 HiC_scaffold_2156, whole genome shotgun sequence genomic window:
- the LOC125917658 gene encoding histone H2A-Bbd type 1-like, which produces MSGRRRRRHRRRRRRHAVSRSRRAELQFPVSRVERLLREGRYAPRLSASTPVFLTAVLEYLTANILELAGKEALDSHKMRITPEHVQRALGSNQHLRGLLENNTSPRVDGLPRVRKW; this is translated from the coding sequence ATGTCTGGGAGGCGCCGCCGCCGGCACCGTCGCAGACGGAGGAGGCACGCGGTGTCCCGCTCCAGGAGAGCCGAGCTGCAATTCCCGGTCAGCCGCGTGGAGCGTCTCCTGCGAGAGGGTCGCTACGCCCCGCGCCTGAGCGCGTCCACCCCGGTCTTCCTGACCGCCGTTCTCGAGTACCTGACGGCCAACATCCTGGAGCTGGCGGGCAAGGAGGCTCTGGACAGCCACAAGATGCGCATCACCCCGGAGCACGTGCAGCGAGCCCTGGGCAGCAACCAGCACCTCAGGGGTCTCCTCGAGAACAACACCTCCCCTCGGGTGGATGGGCTGCCCCGAGTTCGGAAGTGGTGA